TCGCCCCATGGACATCGACGGAACCCTCACCCTCGTCCCGCCCGCACGCCTCGAAGGCTACGGCGTCCGGCTCCGCGCGTGGGCGGACACCGACCTCGCCGGCCTGGTGGCGCTCTACGACGATCCCGAGATGGCCCGTTGGACCCCGGTGGCCTCGCCGTTCGACCTGGACGCGGCGCGCCGCTACCTCGCCGGTGCGCGGGAGGGACAGGCCGAGGGGCGCAAGGTCCAGTTGGCCATCACCACCGACGGTGTCCTTCCCCGGGGCGAAGTCCTGCTGTTCCGCAGCGGTTCGGACGAGCGGGACCTGGAGCTCGCCTACGGTGTCGGCTCCGCCCACCGGGGGCAGGGCCTGGCCGCGAGGGCGGTACGGCTCACGGCCGAGTACACGGTCCGGGAGATCCGGCCCCGGCGTGTGGTGCTGTGCATCGACGCCGCCAACGCGGCGAGCGAGGCGGTCGCCCGGTCGTGTGGCTTCCGGCCCACGGACGAGCCGCCGGTCAGGAGGGCTTCGCGGCACCGGGAGGCCGTCCTGCGGACGTGGCAGCTGCGCGCCTGAAACTCATTGGCGCAGCGAGGACTTGGGCTGCCACCACCTCCGTATGGATCAGGCGCAGGCACTACTCATCGGCGGACAGGCCTGAGTCGCAGGACGAGCGCGGACCGCTCACGCCGAGGTCGACGGGGACTTCATCGAGCAGGCGCATCCGGCGCCCGAAGGCGATCCGCGCCGAGGCCGCCAACTGGCCGCCGTGCGGGGCGACTACGCGCCTCGTCCATGCCGACACCCTGAGCGTCCGGGAGAAGTCGGCGGACATGTTCCGGCGGGTGCCGGGGGACCGACGTCCGGATCGTACGGGTGCCGCTCACCGCGACCGACGAGGGGGCCGGAAGGGAATTCGGCTCCGAGGTCGAGCAGAAACCGCGAGGCACGGACGCCGGACGACCGTGCGCCCGCCGGGCACGCTGCGCGTGGTGGCCGACGGGCGCGGTGTTCGACATCGCGGACGGGGTGAAGGCCGCGGCCGGGTGGGTCCCGGTGCGGATCAGCTGACGTTCAGTGCCGTGTCGTCGATGACGAACGACGTCTGGAGGGTGGAGCCCTCCGTGCCGGTGAACTTGAGGGTGACGGTCTGCCCGGCGTAGCTCGCCAGGCTGAAGCTGCGCTGGGTGTAGCCGGTGGCCGCGTTGAGGTTCGAGTACGTCGCCAGGGTGCCCAGCACCGTGCCCGAACTGTCGAGTACCTGCACCTTGAGGGTGTCGTAGGCCGTGCTGGTGGTGGTCTCGGCGGTGTCGACGTGCAGGTAGAAGCTGAGCGTGGCCGTGGTGCACCCGGACGGCACGGTCACCGGCTGGGACAGGGTGTCGGTGCGCGCGGAGCCGTAGCCGTCCAGCCAGGCGTAGTAGGAGCCGGTGCGGGCGGACTCGCTGCTGGAGTTGGTGATCACGCCGCTGGTCGCGGTCCAGGTCGAACTGCCGGACTCGAAGCCGTTGTTGCCGAGGAGCTGTGCGGCGGTGCAGGTGGAACCGCCGCCGCCGTCATCGCCGCCGCCGCTCCCGCCGGCAAGCCACTCGGTGGCGTTGAGGGCGAGGGCG
This is a stretch of genomic DNA from Streptomyces sp. NBC_00285. It encodes these proteins:
- a CDS encoding GNAT family N-acetyltransferase → MDIDGTLTLVPPARLEGYGVRLRAWADTDLAGLVALYDDPEMARWTPVASPFDLDAARRYLAGAREGQAEGRKVQLAITTDGVLPRGEVLLFRSGSDERDLELAYGVGSAHRGQGLAARAVRLTAEYTVREIRPRRVVLCIDAANAASEAVARSCGFRPTDEPPVRRASRHREAVLRTWQLRA